The Lactuca sativa cultivar Salinas chromosome 2, Lsat_Salinas_v11, whole genome shotgun sequence genome includes a window with the following:
- the LOC111916092 gene encoding uncharacterized protein LOC111916092 produces the protein MEFLKSFDSDDDVEFVETFFNVVQHVHAEESSNAARTRMVVNRDRQAAHDLLVRDYFADNCLYNDDSFERHFRLNKAIFLRISNALESRYDFFKQKPDARGRMGFSSIQKCAAALRYLGYGIAFDASDEYLKISERTAVECVDWFSACVYEVFHEEYLRKPTQRDIERLYSAHEERHGFPGMLGSLDCTHVACEKCPTAWRGQFTRGDIGESTIILEAVASQDLWIWHAFFGVAGSNNDLNVLGQSPLFNDIWTDKAPDMTFTVNGHAYKYGYYLGDGIYPDYSTLMKAYSIPRSEKANGLQKNRNQRERISRGHLESLSKHGM, from the coding sequence ATggaatttttaaaaagttttgacTCGGATGACGACGTAGAATTCGTCGAGACATTCTTCAATGTTGTGCAACACGTTCACGCCGAAGAAAGTTCGAATGCAGCGCGTACAAGGATGGTCGTCAATCGTGATCGCCAAGCCGCACACGACTTATTGGTACGTGATTACTTTGCCGATAATTGTCTTTATAATGACGACTCGTTCGAACGTCATTTTCGTCTGAATAAGGCTATATTTTTACGTATTAGTAATGCTTTAGAATCTCGTTatgattttttcaaacaaaaacctGACGCTAGAGGAAGAATGGGTTTTAGTAGTATACAAAAATGTGCGGCTGCTCTTAGGTATTTGGGATACGGTATAGCATTTGATGCATCTGACGAATACTTGAAAATATCCGAGAGGACCGCGGTTGAATGTGTAGATTGGTTTTCTGCATGTGTTTATGAGGTTTTTCACGAAGAATATTTGCGTAAACCTACTCAACGTGATATTGAGAGATTATATTCGGCTCATGAAGAGAGGCATGGATTTCCCGGTATGCTTGGCAGTCTAGATTGTACGCATGTGGCTTGCGAAAAATGTCCAACTGCATGGCGTGGTCAGTTCACTCGAGGAGATATAGGTGAATCAACTATCATCCTAGAAGCTGTTGCATCTCAAGATTTGTGGATATGGCATGCCTTTTTTGGAGTAGCGGGGTCCAACAACGACCTTAATGTTCTTGGTCAGTCTCCACTTTTCAACGATATTTGGACCGACAAAGCACCTGATATGACGTTCACGGTAAATGGGCACGCGTACAAATATGGTTACTACCTTGGTGATGGGATATACCCGGATTATTCTACATTGATGAAGGCATACTCAATTCCTCGAAGTGAAAAAGCAAATGGTTTACAAAAAAACAGGAATCAGCGAGAAAGGATATCGAGAGGGCATTTAGAGTCCTTAAGCAAACATGGCATGTAG